From the genome of Gimesia chilikensis:
CCCTCCGCTCCTCAGTACAAGACAGCTGTTCCACAGGCCACAGCCAAGCCGGGACAGAGTGAGATCCAGCGTCAGTTGGAAGCTTTGTACCGTCGTGATGGTCGACAGATGCCTCCGATGTCGGTGCAGTCTCTTCCCAAAACCGCAAACGGTGGATCTGCTGCAGGTCGGGGAACTGTCAATCAGCAGCCTGCAGCTCAGGCTCAGAGCACACCAGCTCAATCGGCTCCAGCTCAGACACCTGCCACTCCTCGGAACGTAGTCGTAATGCCTCAACAGCAGGTACCACCGGCTCCCGAAGAGCGGAAATGGTATGACAAGTTTCTGCCTGGCAAAACCAAGCAGACTCCCAAACGACTGCCTCAATCGAATCAGGTTGTTAAAAAAGCACCCGTCGATTCACCGGCTGTCGAAGAAGTTCAAACCTCAGCAGCTCCTGAGCTGCCTCCCGCACCGGCTCCTGAGTCTGTCGTAACCACACCGACTGCAGACGATGAAGCGAAGTTCACGAAATCCATGGTTCCTTCACAGGAAGAACTGGATGAAGAAGCTCGCGAAGAGCTGGAAGAAGCAGCTGAGGAAGCAGCCGAACGCCTGGAAGAGCAGAAAATCGCTGCTGAAAAGGCAGAAAAGATGCTGAAAGAAAAAGCCGCTGAACTGCCTCTCATCGTTGAAGAGAAAACAGTAGAAGTTGTAGAAGAAAAAGTTGCTAAAAACCCGGAAGATGATTTCAACAATCTGTTTCCCGAAATGTCGGAAGAAGAAGCAGACGGTATGAAGAAGCCGGTTGAGAAAACTTCTACACCACAGACCCCATTCAGTGGTCTTGTTCTGGAAGAAAACAATAAAGAAGTGGCTCCGGAAAAGGCTGAAACCAAGACCGAGCCTGTGATGGAGAAAGCAGCTGAAGTGGCCCAGGAAACACCAGCTAAAGAGGTGAATCCCTTCGAACCACAACCACAGCCTGCTGCTCCGGAAACGAAAACTGAAGAGAAGAACCCGTTTGCAGTGCCTGCTCCCCAGATCGCAGAGAGTGAAAAAGCAGCACAGCCGAAGACTCCTCAGGTAGAAGACAATCCCTTTAAAGCAGAACCAGAACCCAAACTGGAAACGCCTGCTCCGCAACCTGAAAAACAGGTCGCCAAGACTGAGCAGGACAGCACTGTGGAAAAGAAAATGGCTATGATCGCCAGCCGGGGAAATATCAAAGGGTTGAAAGGCTTCTGTCCGGTCGCCCTGCGAGACAACCGACTGCTCGTCGATGCCCGTCCGGAATTCAGTTCCTCGTACAAATCCATGAACTATCAGTTCGCCTCACTCGAGAACAAACTGAAGTTCGACCGGGAGCCTGCTAAATACGCACCGGCTGCCGGCGGAAGTGACATTGTTCTCCTGGTTGACAATCAGGATGACAAAGAGGGAACACTGGATTTTGCATCCTGGTACAAGGGCCGACTCTACCTCTTCAGTAGCCAGAAGAATATGGATGTGTTTATGAAAACACCAGCCCTGTATGTTGGTGTCGAATAAAAAGTGAGCTTTGTTCCTGCTGCTCCTGGTAAGCCTCCGATAATCTTTCCGATTATCGGGGGCTTTCTTTGTTGAGCGGCCAGACAATTCAGCGGGCCGCCCGTCCGGAAAACCAGCGGGACGCGATCAGTGCTTCGCCGGCGATCAGCAGCTTCCTCCAGCGGGGAAGCCCGGCCCGGGTGGTATAGACCTGATAATCCAGTCTCTCAATCTCGTTGAGAATGCCGCCGTAGATCTGATGCATGGCTTTGAGAATGCGTCGTCCCTCGGGTGAAATGTATTCAAACAGCCGTTCTGAATTCTGATAATAGACGCGGGCCCGATCCACCTCGAACTGCATCAGCTCGCGAAAGCGCTGGTCATACACACGGGCCTGAATATCAGACTGACGGTAATCGAAGCGGTGCAGATCTTCCTGAGGCAGATAGACACGCCCCAGGTCAGCATCTTCCGCCAGGTCTCTGAGAATATTGGTCAACTGAAATGCCAGACCACATTCGATGCTGGCTTCCACTGCACGATCATCGTGAAATCCCCAGATGTGAATGCAGCACAAGCCGACGACTCCCGCCACGTGATAACAGTAATCTGCCAGATCATCAAAGGTCTGGAAAGTAACGGGCTTCAGATCGGATTCCACGCCTGTGATCACATCAAAAAAATAGTGGACGGGAATCTCATACCGCTGGATCATGTCGACGACAGCCGGCAGGCAGGGATGAAACTCCTCACTCTGATCCAGTGGCTGCTGATCCAATGCACGCTGTAATTCTTGACGCCAGCGTATCAGGGCGGCTCCTCGTTCTTCAAGCGAGAGTTCCGGACTGTCGCCGAGATCATCGACCAACCGCATGTAAGCATACAAGACACACATCGCCCGGAACTGTTCTTTGCGAAGTGC
Proteins encoded in this window:
- a CDS encoding phytoene/squalene synthase family protein; amino-acid sequence: MTTNLENSYAYCQQLAKQTAGNFYYSFLALRKEQFRAMCVLYAYMRLVDDLGDSPELSLEERGAALIRWRQELQRALDQQPLDQSEEFHPCLPAVVDMIQRYEIPVHYFFDVITGVESDLKPVTFQTFDDLADYCYHVAGVVGLCCIHIWGFHDDRAVEASIECGLAFQLTNILRDLAEDADLGRVYLPQEDLHRFDYRQSDIQARVYDQRFRELMQFEVDRARVYYQNSERLFEYISPEGRRILKAMHQIYGGILNEIERLDYQVYTTRAGLPRWRKLLIAGEALIASRWFSGRAAR